Proteins from one Microbacterium proteolyticum genomic window:
- the hemE gene encoding uroporphyrinogen decarboxylase, whose translation MASPDAPLLRALRGDRPERQPVWFMRQAGRSLPEYRELRVGTRMLDACLTPDLAAEVTLQPIRRHGVDAAIFFSDIVVPLRLAGVAVEIEPGRGPVFAEPVRTADDVARVTSIDPAEVAAAAEPIREAVRLVTAELDDAVPLIGFAGAPFTLAAYLVEGGPSKEHLRARGMMHADPESWHRLAGWLAEVSRAFLAAQIDGGAQAVQLFDSWAGSLSRAAFLEYVAPHSRTALEGIDVPRIHFGVGTGPFLADMRLGGIADAVGVDWRMPLDEAAAIVGPDTTLQGNIDPALLGAPWPVLAAHVDDVLSRGRAARAHVLNLGHGVPPDTDPTVLTRIVARAHGETE comes from the coding sequence ATGGCCTCTCCCGACGCTCCCCTTCTCCGCGCCCTCCGTGGCGACCGCCCCGAGCGGCAGCCGGTGTGGTTCATGCGGCAGGCGGGGCGCTCGCTGCCGGAGTACCGCGAACTGCGCGTGGGCACCCGCATGCTCGACGCGTGCCTCACGCCCGACCTGGCCGCCGAGGTCACGCTGCAGCCCATCCGTCGACACGGCGTGGATGCCGCGATCTTCTTCAGCGACATCGTCGTGCCGCTGCGGCTCGCCGGGGTCGCGGTCGAGATCGAGCCGGGCCGCGGCCCGGTGTTCGCCGAGCCGGTGCGCACCGCCGACGACGTCGCGCGGGTCACCTCGATCGATCCCGCCGAGGTGGCCGCCGCCGCCGAGCCGATCCGCGAGGCCGTGCGGCTGGTCACCGCGGAACTCGACGACGCGGTGCCGCTGATCGGCTTCGCCGGGGCCCCGTTCACCCTCGCCGCCTACCTCGTCGAGGGCGGTCCGTCGAAGGAGCACCTCCGGGCCCGCGGAATGATGCACGCCGACCCCGAGTCGTGGCACCGCCTCGCGGGCTGGCTCGCCGAGGTGTCGCGGGCTTTCCTCGCCGCGCAGATCGACGGGGGCGCGCAGGCCGTGCAGCTCTTCGACTCGTGGGCCGGTTCGCTCTCGCGCGCGGCGTTCCTGGAGTACGTCGCCCCCCACTCGCGGACGGCCCTCGAGGGCATCGACGTCCCTCGCATCCACTTCGGTGTCGGTACCGGCCCGTTCCTCGCCGACATGCGCCTCGGTGGCATCGCCGACGCGGTCGGCGTGGACTGGCGGATGCCGCTGGACGAAGCGGCCGCGATCGTCGGCCCCGACACCACGCTGCAGGGGAACATTGACCCGGCCCTCCTCGGCGCGCCCTGGCCGGTGCTCGCCGCGCACGTCGACGACGTGCTCTCCCGCGGACGCGCCGCGCGCGCCCACGTGCTGAACCTCGGCCACGGAGTGCCGCCCGACACCGACCCGACGGTTCTCACGCGCATCGTCGCCCGCGCGCACGGGGAGACGGAATGA
- a CDS encoding glutamyl-tRNA reductase, whose protein sequence is MLLCVSASHKTASFDLLERLSVPTTPVAPLIAAHDECVQGAVVVATCNRFEAYVDMDEPVTAAVAVGVEATLSAIEAATGVPASELEGSYTVLGGGDVAEHLFSVASGLESVVVGEGEIAGQVRRALTESRQLGTTSGELERLFQRASEAQRGVKNSTAIGRAGRSLVRLGLELADSRIADWSTQRVLLVGTGAYAAATVAALRDQGAEDISVHSPSGRATKFAAKHGLRAVSAETFPAAVAHADLVITCTTSETHVVSAATFAAGRTAAEAAAPASVGCPVDHSGRRLVIDLGLPRNVDPDVATVPGVDLLDLETIRLHAPLEELQATDAARDLVRDAARRFASVGERKNITPAVVALRAHVFGVLDAEVERVRARGDEGGQTEQALRHLVGVLLHTPTTRAHELAESGRGDEYVSALSALFGIEVAPETPASRIADAG, encoded by the coding sequence GTGCTGCTCTGCGTGAGCGCGAGTCACAAGACCGCGTCCTTCGACCTCCTCGAGCGGCTCAGCGTACCCACCACCCCCGTCGCCCCCCTGATCGCCGCGCACGACGAGTGCGTGCAGGGAGCGGTCGTCGTGGCCACCTGCAACCGCTTCGAGGCCTACGTCGACATGGACGAGCCCGTCACGGCCGCCGTCGCGGTGGGCGTGGAAGCCACGCTGAGCGCCATCGAGGCGGCCACCGGCGTGCCCGCGAGCGAGCTCGAGGGCTCGTACACGGTGCTGGGCGGCGGCGACGTCGCCGAACACCTGTTCTCGGTGGCATCCGGTCTCGAATCCGTCGTCGTCGGCGAGGGCGAGATCGCCGGGCAGGTACGCCGCGCGCTCACCGAGTCCCGGCAGCTGGGCACCACGTCCGGAGAGCTCGAGCGCCTGTTCCAGCGCGCGTCCGAGGCGCAGCGAGGCGTCAAGAACTCCACCGCCATCGGCCGCGCCGGCCGCTCGCTCGTGCGCCTCGGCCTCGAGCTGGCCGACAGCCGCATCGCCGACTGGTCGACGCAGCGCGTGCTGCTGGTGGGCACGGGCGCCTACGCCGCCGCGACCGTCGCGGCCCTCCGCGACCAGGGTGCCGAGGACATCTCGGTCCACTCCCCCTCGGGGCGTGCCACCAAGTTCGCCGCCAAGCACGGGCTGCGCGCCGTGTCCGCCGAGACCTTCCCCGCCGCCGTGGCCCACGCCGACCTCGTGATCACGTGCACCACGAGCGAGACCCACGTGGTGAGCGCCGCGACCTTCGCGGCGGGTCGCACGGCCGCCGAAGCCGCCGCCCCGGCGTCCGTCGGCTGCCCCGTCGACCACTCCGGCCGTCGCCTCGTCATCGACCTCGGCCTTCCCCGCAACGTCGATCCCGACGTCGCCACCGTCCCCGGCGTCGACCTGCTCGACCTCGAGACCATCCGCCTCCACGCCCCGCTGGAGGAGCTTCAGGCGACGGATGCCGCGCGCGACCTGGTCCGCGACGCCGCCCGCCGGTTCGCCTCGGTCGGGGAGCGCAAGAACATCACCCCCGCCGTCGTCGCGCTGCGCGCCCACGTGTTCGGCGTCCTCGACGCCGAGGTGGAGCGCGTGCGCGCCCGCGGCGACGAGGGCGGGCAGACCGAACAGGCTCTGCGCCACCTCGTCGGCGTGCTCCTGCACACCCCCACGACCCGCGCCCACGAGCTGGCGGAGTCCGGTCGCGGCGACGAATACGTCTCGGCCCTGTCGGCGCTGTTCGGCATCGAGGTGGCGCCGGAGACGCCCGCGTCCCGCATCGCCGACGCCGGCTGA
- a CDS encoding HhH-GPD-type base excision DNA repair protein, translating to MSLHITDDPAADELLSTNPLALLIGMLLDQQVAMETAFAGPLKIRERIGSVDATTLAHEDPEAFAAAFSQSPAVHRFPGSMAKRVQSLCTAIEEDWGGDAAELWTRDDPDGATVLKRLKALPGFGEQKAKIFLALLGKQYGYDGAGWREASAPYGEDGSFRSVADITSPDSLAKVREHKRAAKAAAKAGS from the coding sequence ATGAGCCTGCACATCACCGACGACCCGGCCGCCGACGAGCTGCTGTCGACGAACCCCCTCGCGCTGCTGATCGGCATGCTGCTCGACCAGCAGGTCGCGATGGAGACGGCGTTCGCCGGGCCGCTGAAGATCCGGGAGCGGATCGGATCGGTGGATGCCACAACCCTCGCGCACGAGGACCCCGAGGCGTTCGCGGCAGCGTTCTCGCAGTCCCCGGCGGTGCACCGCTTCCCTGGGTCCATGGCGAAGCGCGTGCAGTCGCTGTGCACCGCGATCGAGGAGGACTGGGGCGGGGATGCCGCAGAGCTGTGGACCCGCGACGACCCCGACGGCGCGACGGTGCTGAAGCGGCTGAAGGCGCTCCCGGGCTTCGGCGAGCAGAAGGCGAAGATCTTCCTCGCACTGCTCGGCAAGCAGTACGGCTACGACGGGGCGGGATGGCGTGAGGCGTCGGCACCGTACGGCGAGGACGGGTCGTTCCGATCGGTCGCCGACATCACGAGCCCCGACTCGCTGGCGAAGGTCCGCGAGCACAAGCGCGCGGCGAAAGCCGCGGCCAAAGCGGGCTCCTGA
- a CDS encoding pore-forming ESAT-6 family protein has protein sequence MVNQGDRRDYSIAASQNAQDNFNRVAAQLESLIDQRDRDVQAAMADYSADGVSEDYRGKETRWKNAAAEVRGIIQTLRSSLERNDESAQTALSKARAAVESIG, from the coding sequence ATGGTGAACCAGGGAGACCGTCGCGACTACTCGATCGCGGCCTCGCAGAACGCTCAGGACAACTTCAACCGCGTCGCCGCGCAGCTCGAGTCGTTGATCGACCAGCGCGACCGCGACGTCCAGGCCGCGATGGCGGACTACTCCGCCGACGGTGTGTCCGAGGACTACCGCGGCAAGGAGACCCGCTGGAAGAACGCCGCCGCCGAGGTGCGCGGCATCATCCAGACGCTCCGCTCGTCGCTGGAGCGCAACGACGAGTCCGCCCAGACCGCGCTGAGCAAGGCTCGCGCGGCGGTGGAGTCGATCGGCTGA
- a CDS encoding DUF6507 family protein, which translates to MTSWSIQPSGVVAVLQDVNVDAEALGTALNSLSPALEGAVTATNSGAISEAVQAYFQQEEGPRIQGMSARIGAAAQGVVSATEAYVAGDMEMAANAQTAAVSAVYPPSLPHGVM; encoded by the coding sequence ATGACGAGCTGGAGCATTCAGCCATCGGGCGTCGTAGCCGTGCTGCAGGACGTCAACGTGGATGCCGAGGCCCTCGGCACCGCGCTGAACTCGTTGAGTCCTGCACTCGAGGGGGCCGTGACGGCGACCAACTCCGGCGCGATCTCGGAAGCCGTGCAGGCCTACTTCCAGCAGGAGGAAGGCCCCCGCATCCAGGGCATGAGTGCCCGCATCGGCGCGGCGGCGCAGGGCGTCGTCAGCGCCACCGAAGCCTACGTCGCGGGTGACATGGAGATGGCGGCGAACGCGCAGACCGCAGCCGTCTCCGCCGTGTACCCGCCCTCTCTGCCGCATGGGGTGATGTGA